A window from Salvia miltiorrhiza cultivar Shanhuang (shh) chromosome 2, IMPLAD_Smil_shh, whole genome shotgun sequence encodes these proteins:
- the LOC131010234 gene encoding patellin-3-like, with protein sequence MAEETKKTAAPEAAACAAEEVPVTDVPVAEKPTAPEKDVPPQPEPEPEPEKVAAPAEEKEKDEAATADEKIAESASFKEESNKVDDLVDPEKKALDEFKLLIQEALNKHEFTAPPPPPPAKEEEKKEEAEAKPEEKKEAEKEETKTEEEPKIESCEAPPAEIPPPKPATEEPAVEKKVEEATPPPCEEKSEAAEEIKETIVHEVTAPTPPPCEEPATAPAAEEPAPPQAPEEVSIWGVPLLADERSDLILLKFLRARDFKVKEAFTMLKNVVAWRKEFKIDSLLEEEESAIVEGLEKVVYLHGVDKEGHPICYNAFGAFQDKELYNNTFGDAEKRSKFLRWYILLLEKNIRKFDFSPDSICTIVQITDLKNLPGLILFKKDFRQATNEALQLLQDNYPEFVAKQVFINVPWWYVAYNRLISPFLTQRTKSKFVFAGPTKTAETLFKYIAPEQVPVQYGGLSKEGETEFTTADSAIEETIKPTGKHTVELPITEACTLIWEVRVVGWEICYGAEFVPSVEGGYTWIVHKSRKIGPGDEQVVGCSFKIGETGKVVLTFDNQTSKKKKLLYRFKTKPSE encoded by the exons ATGGCCGAGGAAACCAAGAAGACGGCGGCTCCCGAGGCGGCAGCATGCGCGGCTGAGGAGGTGCCGGTGACCGACGTGCCGGTGGCGGAGAAGCCCACTGCCCCGGAGAAGGACGTACCCCCGCAGCCGGAGCCCGAGCCCGAGCCGGAAAAGGTGGCGGCGCCTGCtgaggagaaggagaaagatgaAGCGGCGACGGCGGATGAGAAGATTGCTGAATCCGCTTCCTTTAAAGAGGAGAGCAACAAAGTCGATGACCTCGTCGATCCGGAGAAGAAAGCTCTCGACGAATTCAAGCTCTTGATTCAGGAGGCTCTCAACAAGCACGAGTTCaccgcgccgccgcctccgccgccggcgAAGGAGGAGGAGAAAAAGGAAGAAGCAGAAGCAAAAccagaagaaaagaaagaagcgGAAAAAGAAGAGACCAAAACCGAAGAAGAGCCAAAAATCGAATCTTGCGAGGCCCCACCTGCTGAAATCCCGCCACCGAAGCCGGCAACGGAGGAGCCGGCGGTGGagaagaaggtggaagaagCAACACCACCACCATGCGAGGAGAAATCCGAAGCCGCGGAGGAGATCAAAGAGACCATAGTCCACGAAGTGACcgccccaaccccacccccctgCGAGGAGCCCGCCACAGCCCCGGCGGCGGAGGAGCCCGCCCCACCGCAGGCGCCGGAAGAGGTCTCCATCTGGGGCGTCCCCCTCCTCGCCGACGAGAGGAGCGACCTCATCCTTCTCAAGTTCCTCAGGGCCCGCGATTTCAAGGTGAAGGAGGCCTTCACCATGCTGAAAAACGTGGTTGCGTGGAGGAAGGAATTCAAGATCGACTCCCTCTTGGAGGAGGAGGAATCCGCCATTGTTGAAGGGCTTGAAAAAGTTGTGTACTTGCACGGCGTCGATAAAGAGGGCCACCCTATTTGCTACAACGCTTTTGGTGCGTTTCAAGACAAGGAGCTCTACAACAACACCTTTGGTGATGCTGAGAAAAGGTCCAAATTCTTGAGGTGGTATATCCTCTTGTTGGAGAAGAACATCAGGAAATTCGATTTCAGCCCTGATAGCATCTGCACCATTGTTCAAATCACTGATCTCAAGAATCTGCCTGGCTTGATTCTCTTCAAGAAAGATTTCAGACAGGCCACTAATGAGGCCCTCCAGCTTCTACAAGATAACTACCCTGAGTTTGTTGCCAAACAG GTGTTTATCAATGTTCCATGGTGGTATGTGGCTTACAATAGGTTGATCAGCCCATTCTTGACGCAAAGAACCAAGAGCAAGTTTGTGTTTGCTGGCCCTACTAAGACTGCTGAGACCCTCTTCAA ATACATAGCACCTGAGCAAGTTCCAGTTCAATATGGTGGCCTAAGCAAGGAGGGTGAGACAGAATTCACCACTGCTGATTCTGCAATAGAGGAAACCATCAAGCCGACTGGCAAACACACCGTTGAGCTCCCGATCACCGAG GCTTGCACACTGATTTGGGAGGTGAGGGTGGTGGGCTGGGAGATCTGCTACGGGGCGGAGTTCGTGCCCTCAGTCGAGGGGGGTTACACGTGGATTGTGCACAAGTCAAGGAAGATTGGGCCCGGGGACGAGCAGGTCGTCGGGTGCAGCTTCAAGATTGGTGAGACTGGCAAAGTTGTGCTCACATTTGACAACCAAACatccaagaagaagaagcttcTCTACAGGTTCAAGACTAAGCCCTCTGAATGA